A stretch of bacterium DNA encodes these proteins:
- the tolB gene encoding Tol-Pal system beta propeller repeat protein TolB has translation MLSVSKESFTGILIVSLSILVTSHIFLPRDVWAKIYLDINAPATRRMPIAVQTAIPLEGSEPIPLIAREVGEVLSGDLEFSGVFRVLDPVLFMEDLGSTGIASGEFAFDDWELINAEALVKTGYLLRPDGDIELELHLYDVFQRKEVVAKRWKGTPVQVRNMAHMFSNEVMKQVTGEEGIFLSKVLFVQSGGKGKEIYSMDYDGAQVKKVTRNGSINLSPEWWPDAQGLIYTSYKHSDPNLYSLSLKGKEERISGGEGVDVGAEFSPDGRRLAFMKNVDGNPDIYVTDDRGKSLTRLTWLKSVEASPTWSPDGERIAFVSDRYGKPQIFVMNADGSGVQRLTFEGIYDTSPAWSPRGDLIAYTTRIGGKFGIALVNPDTLEYRALVGEAGNSEDPAWSPDGRHVVFTSDRTGEYQIYMVDRDGRRQIRVTSGPGDKTQPAWGE, from the coding sequence ATGCTATCCGTTTCAAAGGAATCGTTCACCGGAATACTGATTGTATCCCTTTCAATCCTGGTCACTTCACATATATTTTTGCCCCGTGATGTGTGGGCAAAAATATATCTGGACATCAACGCTCCGGCCACGAGGAGGATGCCCATTGCGGTGCAGACCGCCATCCCCCTTGAGGGGTCAGAGCCCATCCCTCTCATCGCCAGGGAAGTCGGTGAGGTTCTTTCCGGGGACCTGGAGTTCTCCGGCGTTTTCCGGGTGCTCGATCCCGTTCTCTTCATGGAGGACCTGGGATCGACCGGCATCGCTTCCGGTGAGTTCGCTTTCGACGATTGGGAACTCATCAACGCCGAAGCCCTCGTCAAAACGGGATATCTGCTTCGTCCGGACGGCGACATCGAACTGGAACTCCATCTTTACGACGTCTTCCAGAGGAAGGAGGTCGTTGCCAAGCGGTGGAAAGGAACTCCGGTCCAGGTCCGCAACATGGCCCACATGTTCTCCAACGAGGTCATGAAGCAGGTCACCGGGGAAGAGGGGATCTTCCTGAGCAAGGTGCTGTTCGTCCAGTCCGGGGGGAAGGGCAAGGAGATCTACTCCATGGACTATGACGGGGCCCAGGTCAAAAAGGTCACCCGCAACGGGTCCATCAACCTTTCCCCGGAATGGTGGCCCGACGCTCAGGGTCTTATCTACACTTCATACAAGCACAGCGATCCCAACCTATATTCCCTCTCCCTGAAGGGGAAGGAGGAGAGGATCTCGGGCGGTGAGGGGGTGGATGTGGGGGCGGAGTTCTCCCCTGACGGCAGGCGCCTCGCCTTCATGAAAAATGTGGACGGAAACCCCGACATTTACGTCACGGACGACCGGGGCAAAAGCCTGACGCGGCTGACGTGGCTTAAAAGTGTGGAGGCCTCGCCGACATGGTCCCCCGACGGCGAGCGCATCGCCTTCGTTTCGGACAGGTACGGGAAGCCGCAGATCTTCGTCATGAACGCGGACGGCTCAGGGGTCCAGCGACTCACCTTCGAGGGCATCTACGACACCTCCCCGGCGTGGTCTCCCAGAGGCGACCTCATCGCCTACACGACCCGGATCGGGGGAAAGTTCGGCATCGCCCTCGTCAACCCCGACACGCTGGAGTACAGGGCCCTGGTGGGGGAGGCCGGTAACAGCGAGGACCCGGCCTGGAGCCCTGACGGGAGACATGTCGTTTTCACCTCTGACCGCACCGGCGAGTACCAGATATACATGGTGGACAGGGACGGCCGCAGGCAGATCCGGGTGACTTCCGGTCCCGGGGACAAGACCCAGCCTGCGTGGGGGGAGTAG
- the pal gene encoding peptidoglycan-associated lipoprotein Pal, with amino-acid sequence MIRGRKSTLIIVLMALVFALSLVNCAKKPAQPGPTAQVSEPAAKPVEQPKVEAYTPPPVEQPKPEPAKVVPPPPPVPAFNVSDLVDVFYAFDKSELTSQSRDTLAADAKLLKNAANVKIVIEGHCDERGTNEYNLGLGERRANAAKDYLVSLGISASRIKTISYGEEKPFASGHNEDAWKQNRRAHFGLQ; translated from the coding sequence GTGATCCGAGGAAGGAAAAGTACCCTTATAATCGTTCTCATGGCCCTTGTTTTTGCGTTGTCCCTGGTCAATTGCGCCAAGAAACCGGCCCAGCCGGGTCCCACGGCTCAGGTATCCGAGCCGGCCGCTAAACCGGTGGAACAGCCCAAGGTCGAGGCGTACACGCCTCCTCCTGTTGAGCAGCCGAAACCGGAACCTGCCAAGGTGGTGCCTCCTCCTCCCCCGGTCCCGGCTTTCAACGTTTCCGACCTGGTGGACGTTTTCTATGCCTTCGACAAATCGGAGCTGACCTCCCAGTCGCGTGACACGCTGGCCGCCGACGCCAAGCTCCTCAAGAACGCAGCCAACGTGAAGATCGTTATCGAGGGGCATTGTGACGAGCGCGGCACCAACGAGTACAACCTGGGTCTCGGAGAGAGACGGGCCAACGCCGCCAAGGACTACCTCGTGTCCCTGGGCATCTCCGCGTCGAGGATCAAGACCATCAGCTACGGCGAAGAGAAGCCTTTTGCCTCCGGTCACAACGAGGACGCCTGGAAGCAGAACCGCCGGGCCCACTTCGGTCTCCAGTAA